The proteins below are encoded in one region of Cololabis saira isolate AMF1-May2022 chromosome 13, fColSai1.1, whole genome shotgun sequence:
- the si:ch211-191a24.4 gene encoding MARVEL domain-containing protein 3 has product MRDPPRPKRDQRERSDPRPRSDEPRPRSDDPRPRSDEPRPRSDDPRPRSDHHRDRNGDHRHRDDGVYDSDRTSSRPPYYPGEDERPHKHSRDVRRGERSESKCTHMCSRRGLVLICTVLTNGLVLICLVATQMVVSGMTSRGFDINSHVSLQGTELQQVRELDMQYSQMRAPGLYGGIPFSLVMGVVSLLLVVAGNKPPHLLAPKLLASALAFQALGAAAYVTAVGLYLHFVIRVNATDVCQRRERIYGRNGYTWMNCDVSGGDAAVALFGLITAILYAIGAAFTVQTIRGVRRYRRERERWEEEEKKQQARPPQRAPLRDTFV; this is encoded by the exons ATGAGAGACCCGCCCCGACCAAAACGGGACCAGCGGGAGAGGAGCGACCCCCGACCGAGGAGCGACGAGCCCCGACCGAGGAGCGACGACCCCCGACCGAGGAGCGACGAGCCCCGACCGAGGAGCGACGACCCCCGACCGAGGAGCGACCACCACAGAGACAGAAACGGAGACCACCGACACCGGGATGACGGGGTTTATGATTCAGACAG GACGTCGTCTCGACCCCCGTACTACCCCGGAGAGGACGAGCGCCCCCACAAACACTCGCGGGACGTCCGGCGGGGGGAGCGGAGCGAGTCCAAGTGCACCCACATGTGCTCCAGGAGAG GCCTGGTTCTGATCTGCACCGTGCTGACCAACGGGCTGGTGCTGATCTGCCTGGTGGCGACCCAGATGGTGGTGTCGGGGATGACGTCCCGGGGCTTCGACATCAACAGCCACGTGAGCCTGCAGGGCACGGAGCTGCAGCAGGTCCGGGAGCTGGACATGCAGTACAGCCAGATGCGAGCGCCGGGCCTGTACGGCGGGATCCCCTTCAGCCTCGTCATGGGCGTGGTgtcgctgctgctggtggtggccGGGAACAAGCCGCCCCACCTGCTGGCCCCCAAGCTGCTGGCGTCGGCGCTAGCCTTCCAGGCGCTGGGCGCGGCCGCCTACGTGACGGCCGTCGGCCTCTACCTGCACTTCGTGATCCGGGTCAACGCCACCGACGTGTGCCAGCGCCGCGAGAGGATCTACGGCCGCAACGGCTACACCTGGATGAACTGCGACGTGAGCGGGGGCGACGCCGCCGTGGCGCTGTTCGGCCTCATCACGGCCATCCTGTACGCCATCGGCGCCGCGTTCACCGTGCAGACCATCCGGGGGGTCCGGCGGTACCGGCGGGAGAGGGAgaggtgggaggaggaggagaagaagcagCAGGCCCGGCCCCCCCAGAGGGCCCCGCTGAGGGACACCTTTGTGTGA